The following is a genomic window from Catenulispora sp. MAP5-51.
AACCGTTGTCCCACAAGGCTTTCTCCTGGTGCGCGGCGACAACCCGGTGAGCCTGGACTCGCGCCACTTCGGCTACCTCCCCATCACCGAGGTGCTGGGAGTGTCGCTGCGAAAGCGGCCACGCGCCTCGTCGTAGCAATCAGTCTCAGTAGAAGGGGGAGACCCCCTGGAACCGGCCGCCGCCGAGCCCCAGAGGGTCTCCCCCGTTCTTCCCTACGGCTTGAACTCCACGACCTGCGGGTCGTGGTCGCTCGTCTGGTTCGCGAACTCCGAGTTCACGTGGACCACCTGGTAGGAGTAGTCCTTGATCCCCTTGCTGACCAGGATGTGGTCCAGGACCTCGGAAACGCCCTCGTAGTCGTACGTGTACTGCTGATTGGCCGGCAGGGTGCTGATCAGGTCGGTCAGGATCGACGGGCCGGTGCCGTCGGAGGTGCCGGTGCGCAGCGAGTTGAGCGCCGGGCTGAACTGGTAGTCGTTCAGGTCGCCGAGGGAGACGATGTCGGCGTGCTTGTCCACGTCGAGCAGCTTCTGGATGAAGTCGTGCTCCACCTGGGCCTGGCCGGCGCGCTGCAGGGCCGAGGACTGCGCCGGGAACTGGAAGCGGCCGTCCTGGTTCTGGTCGCCGAGCTTGGCGTCGAGGTGGTTGGCGATGACGAAGACGTCCTGGTTCCGGAAGCGGAACTGGCCGACCAGCGGCTTGCGGCTGGAGTTCCACACCGGGTTCGCCGGGTCGATGCGGCCCGGGGACAGCGTCAGCGCGGGCTCGCCGTGCTTGGTCACCACCTGCGTGCTCGTGGTGGTGCGATTCACGGTCGCGGCACCGGAGTCGACGAAGCTCACCCGCGCCGGGTTGTACAGGAACACGGTGCGGATGTTGCCGCCGGGCTGGCCGCCGTCCTGGTCGTTGGCCGGGTCGATCTCCCGGTAGCTGTACTGCGGGCCGCCGGCGGCGACGATCGCGGCGGTCAGCTTGCCGATGGTCTGGTCGGCCGCCACGGTGCCGTCGTCGGTGGCGCCGCTGTTGTCCTGGATCTCCTCCAGGGAGATGATGTCCGGCTGCGCCAGGTTCTTCACCACGCCGGCCGCCAGCGCCTGGTACTTGGTGTCCGGGTCGGACGGCGCCAGGTTCTCCACGTTGTACGTGGCGATCGACAGCTGCTTGGCCGAGGCCGGGGTGGCCACGACCGGAGCCAGGCTGCCGTGCTGCACGGCGCCCAGCGTGGCGGCCGCGAGCAGGAAGCCGCCGTACTGCGAGTAGTCGATCGGGCCGACGGTCGCACCGCCGAAGGTGTCCCCGACCGTCACCTGCGGGTTGCTGCCGTCCGCGGGGACGATCTCCAGGCGGCCCGAGGGCGTCTGGTTCTCGCCGAGCAGCTCCGAACCGCCGCGGTAGGTGGCTGCCTCGGTCGGCTTCACGGTGACGTACTGCTCGCCGTACTTGTCCGAGGGGCCGATCACGCGCACGTCGTCGACCTCGGCGCGCATGCCCTCGATGGAGCGGTAGTAGTCGAGCACCGAGCGCGTCGGGGTGATCGGCGTCGACTCGATGTTCGCCCCGCCCAGATCCGGCGCGTAGGTGGCCGGGACGTCCGAGGCGTTCAGCACGATCGGCGCCGGCAGCGGGTTCCCGCTGCTGAGCTTGGTGACCGTGGCCGTACCGATCTCGGTGACCGACAGGTTCGAGGTGGTCGCCGTGGTGTCCCCGCTGGCCAGCGGGTAGTAGTTCTGCACCTTGCCGGAGACCAGGACCGAGTCCCCGGCCGCGACGGTCGGCGCCGAGCTGGTGTAGACGAAGATGCCCTCGCTGGTCGCCGGGTTGGCGTCCGGATTCGGGTCCTGGACCCAGAAGCCCTTGGTGCCACTGGTCCGCACAGCCGTCACGATGCCGGGCACGTTGGACACCGACTGGCCGTTCAACGGCGAGATCCAGGTGGTCCCGGTGATGTCGTGGATCCGCAGCGGACCCGGCGTCGAACCGCCGCCGGTCCCGGAGCCCCCCGGCGTCGGCGTCGGCGCACCGGCGGTGAAGTCGGCACCGTTCTGGTCGGTGTCCGTGCCGGAGGCATCGCGCGCCACCGAAGTGGTGTTGCTGGCCGCCGGGGCGTCCGCACTGCCCTCGTGGATCACGGCGGTGCCATAGCCGACCAGGTCCTTGATGCTCGCATCGGCCGCGCAGTCGGCGGCCGTCTTGCACGTGAGCGCGGTCTGCGAGGTGACCAGCGCGACGGTGCCCGCGGTACCGGACAGGTTGATCGCCCCGGTGGCATCCGGCGTCGGCAGGTCAGCGGTCCCCCCGGTCCCGGCCGCCTCACCGATCAGGTAGGTGGCCCCCGGCGCGATGCTCCCGGTCAGGTTGGTGACCTGCCACGTGGTAGTCGCCCCCGGCGCAGCCGAGATGTACTGCACCGACCACGAAGCCAGCGAAACCGCCGCCGAGCCGTCATTGCGCAGCTCGATGAAGTCGTTCTTCAACGTGGCGCCGGAGTTTCCACCGCCGCCGTACACCTCGTTCACGACGACGTCGGTCGACACCGTCGCATGCGCCGACGGCAGCA
Proteins encoded in this region:
- a CDS encoding lamin tail domain-containing protein, giving the protein MSRTRSLTAMAVSASTVAAVLLLPSAHATVSTDVVVNEVYGGGGNSGATLKNDFIELRNDGSAAVSLASWSVQYISAAPGATTTWQVTNLTGSIAPGATYLIGEAAGTGGTADLPTPDATGAINLSGTAGTVALVTSQTALTCKTAADCAADASIKDLVGYGTAVIHEGSADAPAASNTTSVARDASGTDTDQNGADFTAGAPTPTPGGSGTGGGSTPGPLRIHDITGTTWISPLNGQSVSNVPGIVTAVRTSGTKGFWVQDPNPDANPATSEGIFVYTSSAPTVAAGDSVLVSGKVQNYYPLASGDTTATTSNLSVTEIGTATVTKLSSGNPLPAPIVLNASDVPATYAPDLGGANIESTPITPTRSVLDYYRSIEGMRAEVDDVRVIGPSDKYGEQYVTVKPTEAATYRGGSELLGENQTPSGRLEIVPADGSNPQVTVGDTFGGATVGPIDYSQYGGFLLAAATLGAVQHGSLAPVVATPASAKQLSIATYNVENLAPSDPDTKYQALAAGVVKNLAQPDIISLEEIQDNSGATDDGTVAADQTIGKLTAAIVAAGGPQYSYREIDPANDQDGGQPGGNIRTVFLYNPARVSFVDSGAATVNRTTTSTQVVTKHGEPALTLSPGRIDPANPVWNSSRKPLVGQFRFRNQDVFVIANHLDAKLGDQNQDGRFQFPAQSSALQRAGQAQVEHDFIQKLLDVDKHADIVSLGDLNDYQFSPALNSLRTGTSDGTGPSILTDLISTLPANQQYTYDYEGVSEVLDHILVSKGIKDYSYQVVHVNSEFANQTSDHDPQVVEFKP